A genomic segment from Antedon mediterranea chromosome 6, ecAntMedi1.1, whole genome shotgun sequence encodes:
- the LOC140052291 gene encoding tyrosine-protein kinase SYK-like, whose amino-acid sequence MNRNNARDPLEERYFFGRITREQAEERMREVKCSNGCFLLRESLQKGGNYVLSLFHGVGIYHYAIDRQYDNTVAIRDGRKFPGPIELVQHYKGNADGLLCKLTVPVMLKPGEQPRAFEQMTHTELDEQIKRVGEAMGIGSAVITKTLNDKTQSQLRRAIDTVLHTKQSWFHSKLSREDAEKRIMRSRPKDGSYLVRERNEEGTFALSLFYGGIVYHYKIDKNHTGDLSIKDGPKFQSLMQMIDHYILKKDGLLCCLTLACSEQNANANRKSAPVGGPSPQSPTSNRPGSAVDIFLPPREPPPVPNTTRPIQESFRSDRGLPPVPPLNNSHRGASFAQRNVVDKRQFGIPNDQEKIYDHVAKTKKTKSLNPADLTLMDPLGKGNFGSVLKGIYRMADKQDVFVAVKTLKDSQVIQNGASEIVREADLMADLDHQHIVRMIGVCKSDNDPMMLVLELAELGPLHKYLKKHQMMTIHNILELMLQVAQGMEYLESRQFVHRDLAARNVLLVTETFAKISDFGMSKALVGKDNNYYVAEQAGRWPLKWYAPECIYKFKFSSKSDIWSYGVTLWEAMSYGKKPYANMKGQEILNMIEAQKRLDCPEACPEDVYQLMLSCWEYEAHDRITFTKIGETMTDILRKLKQGTLKMR is encoded by the exons ATGAATAGAAACAACGCAAGAGACCCTCTGGAAGAGCGTTACTTTTTTGGCCGCATTACGAGGGAACAAGCCGAGGAGCGGATGAGAGAAGTGAAGTGTTCCAACGGATGCTTTCTCTTACGGGAGAGTTTGCAGAAGGGTGGCAACTACGTTTTATCTTTGTTTCATGGGGTTGGTATATACCATTATGCCATTGATAGGCAATATGACAATACCGTTGCCATTCGAGATGGCAGAAAATTTCCTGGTCCGATTGAACTTGTGCAGCACTATAAAGGAAATGCTGACGGATTGTTATGTAAACTAACCGTACCTGTGATGCTAAAACCTGGCGAACAACCACGAGCGTTTGAACAAATGACGCATACGGAACTTGATGAGCAAATCAAACGAGTTGGGGAGGCTATGGGCATTGGT TCTGCGGTGATTACTAAAACATTAAATGATAAAACTCAAAGCCAGCTTCGGCGTGCAATTGACACTGTTCTACACACCAAACAAAGTTGGTTTCACAGCAAACTATCAAGGGAAGATGCGGAGAAACGTATCATGCGATCCCGCCCTAAGGATGGCTCTTATCT TGTTCGTGAACGCAATGAAGAAGGTACTTTTGCATTATCGTTATTTTATGGAGGAATTGTATATCattataaaatagataaaaaccACACGGGAGACTTGTCTATCAAAGATGGGCCAAAGTTTCAGAGCCTAATGCAG ATGATTGATCATTACATACTAAAAAAAGATGGCCTACTTTGCTGTTTAACTCTAGCATGCTCCGAACAGAATGCTAATGCTAACAGAAAATCAG CTCCTGTTGGTGGACCATCACCTCAATCTCCAACCTCCAACAGACCAGGTTCTGCCGTGGACATCTTTTTACCTCCTAGAGAACCACCACCAGTACCGAATACAACCAGA ccAATCCAAGAGTCTTTTCGTTCTGATAGAGGTCTTCCACCCGTACCACCGCTAAATAATTCTCACAGAG gTGCCTCTTTCGCTCAGCGTAATGTGGTAGATAAACGACAGTTTGGCATTCCAAATGATCAAGAGAAAATATATGATCACGTTGCAAAAACAAAGAAAACCAAGAGTCTGAATCCGGCTGACCTAACTCTAATGGACCCTCTCG GAAAAGGTAATTTTGGTTCCGTACTGAAAGGGATTTACCGTATGGCTGATAAGCAGGATGTGTTTGTAGCGGTGAAAACTTTAAAAGATTCTCAAGTGATTCAAAACGGCGCT tcGGAGATTGTACGAGAAGCAGACTTGATGGCCGATTTGGATCACCAACACATTGTACGAATGATTGGTGTTTGCAAGAGCGATAATGATCCCATGATGCTTGTTCTTGAGTTAGCCGAGCTTGGACCGCTTCACAAGTATCTTAAGAAACACCA GATGATGACAATCCACAACATTCTAGAACTAATGTTACAAGTAGCTCAAGGCATGGAATACCTTGAGAGTAGGCAGTTTGTACATAGAGATCTTGCTGCCAGGAATGTATTGCTGGTCACAGAAACATTTGCCAAAATTAGTGACTTTGGAATGTCAAAAGCATTAGTTGGAAAggataataactattatgtg GCTGAACAAGCAGGTCGTTGGCCTCTGAAATGGTACGCCCCAGAGTGTATCTACAAGTTTAAATTTAGCAGCAAGAGTGATATTTGGAGTTACGGAGTCACATTATGGGAAGCAATGTCATACGGAAAGAAGCCATACGCT aatatgAAAGGTCAggaaatattaaatatgattgaAGCTCAAAAACGATTAGACTGTCCTGAGGCGTGTCCTGAAGACGTTTACCAATTGATGTTAAGTTGTTGGGAATACGA agcACATGATCGAATCACATTTACCAAGATTGGAGAGACAATGACTGATATTCTGCGCAAGTTAAAACAAGGCACATTGAAAATGAGATAA